The genomic interval GAACCAGCTCTATTCCAGTGTCGGAAAAGCATGTTTACCGTTCTACGATGCTGTGATTGCGGTGTCCGATGATCTGCAACGCAGCGCCCGACGTTGGCTTGTCCCTGCAAGTCGTGTGCACTTGATTCAAAACGCCATTGATACGGAGGCTTACAAACGACAGATTCCACGGTCGGATGCAAAGTCACGTCTCGGGATGTCGCCGGAATCTGGTTTGCTGCTGGTCGGCCTGGGACGTCTTTCGGCGGAAAAGGGGTTTGATCATTTGATCGATGTGGTATCGCAGGTGCGGTCACAGGGCCACCGCGTTACGCTTTGGATCGGCGGCGAAGGAAATTGCCGTGAGCCGCTGGAGCAACAAATCAAGAGTCTTCAGTTACAGGACTGTGTCAGATTGTTGGGGCATGTGGCCGATCCAAAGATGCTGTTACAAGCAGCCGACATTTTTGTGCTGAGCAGCACCAACGAGGGTCTCCCCAATGTCGTGCTCGAAGCGATGGCGATGGAAACACCGGTGATCGCAACAAGAGTCGCCGGAGTCCCGAAGTTGATTCGTGACGGTCAGGATGGTTTGTTGGTTGATATCGGCAACCGCCAACAGATGACCGATGCGATCACTCAGTTGTTGCTAGATCCGCTGTCACGAGATCGTTTGGCCAACCAGGCTCGCCAGCACATCGTGCAATCCTACGCCTTTGATCGACGGATGGATCATGTTGCCGCTGTCTACGATCGGTTGTTTCAATGAACGCACACGATTCGGACAATGGCGGAGGCACCGCACGCTCCGCCGATGTCAGGCGGACTGTTGCTCCAACCGCAAATGTGGGCATCAAGCGATCGGTACAATTCGCTTTTCTGATTCTCGCTTTGCCTCGATTGCTCTGTTATGGCATCACGAAACGTGTGATCGGTTCTCGAGCCCTTACGTCTTCATCGGAATCCATCGCGCGGGTTCCTGGATTGCGCGGTGTTTACCTGCGACAGGCTTTCTATCGCCAGGTTCTGTCGCAGTGCGGTCGTGATGTCTATCTTGGCTGGGGAAGCGTGTTTTCGATGCAGGAAGCAAGAGTGGGAGAACGTGCCTACATTGGTCGCAATTGCAGCATCGGGTATGCCGATATCGGCCAGGAAGTGATGCTTGCTGATGGCGTGCAAATCCTCAGCGGCGGACGAGAACACGATAGCACCGACTCTCAGCGATCGATGCATGATCAAGGCCAGACGTACCAGCAAGTACGAATCGGCGATGGTGCTTGGATTGGTGCCGGTGCCATTCTGATGGCCGATATCGGCGAACACGCAATCGTTGGCGCTGGCGCCGTGGTGAATCGTCCGATCCCCGCATTCTCAATCGCAGTTGGTGTCCCAGCCCGCGTGGTCAAAACGCGATTTCTAGACCCAGATTCTCATTCTGATGCCGCATCCCCAAATCAATCTACGTAACGCTCCATGTGTGGAATAACCGGCGCCACATGGATGGCGGATTGTCGTCCCGTCGACTCAAGCGATTTCGATCGCATGACCGACGCTCTGTCCCATCGGGGGCCAGATGGACGGGGCGTGCATCGCGAGGACTATCCTGATGGCTCCGGTATTTTGCTGGGCCACCGGCGTTTGTCGATCATTGACCTCGCCGGCGGTGCACAGCCGATGGCCAACGAAGACGACACGGTTTGGGTTTCGTTCAACGGGGAAATCTATAACTACCGAGAATTACGACCGGGATTGGAACAGCAAGGGCATCGATTCCGAACTCACTCGGACGGCGAAACAATCGTTCATCTGTACGAACAATACGGTGATGACTTCGTTTTGCATTTGCGAGGAATGTTTGCGATCGCTATTTGGGATCGCAAACGCAGACGCTTGGTCTTGGTGAGAGATCGTCTCGGTCAAAAACCGTTGGTTTACTGCCATCAAGACAACCGCTTGCTCTTTGCCAGTGAAATCAAGGCGATCTTGGCGATACCCGACGCGTCTCGTCAGATCCGCCATCAAGCCATTGATGAGTATTTGACGTATGGCTACGTCCCGCATCCAGGCACGATCTATCAGGGAATCAACAAATTGCCGCCAGCGCACTTGGCGGTCTACGAACACGGGCAGCTTTCCACTCGATGCTATTGGAATCCGGAACTGACACCCGACCCGACAGCCTCAAGTGATGATTTGCAGCAGAACCTGCGACAAGTCGTCGACGAATCGGTCCGCTTGCGTATGCGCAGCGATGTCCCCTTGGGCGCGTTTTTGTCCGGTGGGATTGATTCGACGATCATCACCGGTGTGATGCAGGAACATGCGGCGCAGCCGACCCATACCTTCACCATCGGTTTTCCAGTTGATGGATTTGACGAGTCTCAGTTCGCTCAAACGGCTGCTGATCATCTGAAAACCGAACACACGTTGATGGAGGTACAGCCCGATTCGCTGTCCCTGCTGGACAAACTTGTTTGGCTGTTTGATGAACCGTTCGCGGATAGCAGCGCTGTACCAACGTATTACCTATCCCAAATGACACAGCAACATGTCAAAGTTGCTCTGACAGGCGATGGCGGAGACGAACTGTTTGCCGGATACGACCGCTACCGGACCGTTGATCGTTTGGGAAATTTTGATCGTTTGCCGTCGCCGCTTCGAGCAGCGATCACGGGGCCGTGGCGGCATGTCATTCCGAGTGGTCCAGAAGTATCATTGAGGCGACGCCTCAAGCATCGGTTGGCAATCCTGCGCGAGCCCTTAGAAAAGCGGTACGTCAGTTGGGTGACTGGATTTTCGCAATCACGACGGCATTCGATGTATCAACCAGATGTGCAGCGGCAAATGTCATCGGAATCATCGCTTCAGTTCCTGGAGTCACTGCTCCGGCAAACCACTGGGATGCGGCCGGGCTTACGTGCGATGCGAACGGATCTGCGGTCTTATCTGCCCTGTGATCTGTTAGCCAAAGTCGACATCACCAGCATGGCCCACGGTCTGGAATGCCGGAGCCCTTTCTTGGACCACCACGTTGTCGAAGCGGCGGGTCGGTTTTCTTTTGCGGACTTGGATCGTCCCGGTCAGATCAAGCCGGTACTGACACAAACCTTCCAAAAGTATTTGCCCAAGAGTTTGCGTGAGCGACCCAAAATGGGCTTTTCCGTGCCATTGGATCGATGGTTCCGAAACGATTTGCAATCCTTCGCTCGCGACACGCTATTGTCCCACCAAGCTTTTTGCCACAACTACTTTCAGCCATCTGCGATCGAACAGATGTTGAATGAACATCAATCGAAAACATGGCGGCATGGAGACAGGATTTGGAGTTTGTTGTTTTTGGAGCTGTGGGGCCAGCAACAGGGTTAACGCGGATTATGTGAATGCGAGGGTCGGGGCGTGTCTGCGGACGTCACCAATTGGAACTGGCAAAATGTATGGCGGGGTACGCTATCGACTTGGAAAGTCGAGCGACGATAGTCGTTCGACTCTCCGAGTCGAAAACGAACACGATCACACGCCCAACCCCAAACCATACGTCCTCCAGAACCGTTTGACCCGTAGCCGAAGGCGTAGGAGGATGCGACGATAGTCGTTCGACTCTCCGAGTCGAAAACGAACACGATCATACGCCTAACCCCAAACCATACGTCCTCTAGAGCCGTTTGACCCGTAGCCGACGGCGTAGGGGGATGCGGCGATAGTCGTTCGACTCTCCGAGTCGAAAACGAACACGATCATGCGCCCAACCCCTGACCATACGTCCTCCAGAACCGTTTGACCCGTAGCCGAAGGCGTAGGAGGATGCGACGATAGTCGTTCGACTCTCCGAGTCGAAAACGAACACGATCATGCGCCCAACCCCTGACCATACGTCCTCCAGAACCGTTTGACCCGTAGCCGAAGGCGTAGGAGGATGCGGCGATTGACTTTGCGGTGCAATCCGGTTGGTGGCAGCGATGACGCCTGCGGCTAGTCGTTAAACGACGTGCACTGTCACCTCCTCCAGGGAATTTGGGGGAGGTCGAGCAGAGCCCTTTGGCGAATGCGAGGGACGGGGCGTGTCTGCGGTCGTCACCGATTGGAATTGGCAATCCGTTTGGCGGGGCACGCTTTCGACTTGGAAAGTCGAGCGACGATAGTCGTGACTCTCCGAGTCGATTGGATATGATGTGTCGTGTCTTCATGCCAAGATCACGCGTTGCGATGATAGCTATGTTGACGTGGCGGCACCTGCCGTCCCTTTGTCCTTAAAAGTTTCCACCGAGTTGCTTGTGTTGAAATGGTGGCGAATCGCGTCACCAGAACCCTTTTAGACTGCCATCTCCACCTCCAACACGTTGATCAAAGCCCACCTTTGCCAATGTCCCAAACACTACGAACGAGGATCAGCGTCGTGGTGTTCGCGACGATCTGGATTGGGATACCGGTCTACTCAGGGATCCGGTTCGGAACCAGTGGAGTCGAGAAAGTGTTGACGGCATTCGCCATGCCCGTCGGTCTCCTTTGGA from Stieleria varia carries:
- a CDS encoding glycosyltransferase family 4 protein: MSTATLDSASPGATGSELPFVLHTRIVNGVGGGPEKTILNSPRYLRALGYDSACLYLHPSDDPGIHQLSEKAMDAGAEIIAWPDGAPIDFDLVRRLAKLCRERKVSIWHAHDYKTNVLGLQVRRHWPMKLVTTTHGWGVAGFKNQLYSSVGKACLPFYDAVIAVSDDLQRSARRWLVPASRVHLIQNAIDTEAYKRQIPRSDAKSRLGMSPESGLLLVGLGRLSAEKGFDHLIDVVSQVRSQGHRVTLWIGGEGNCREPLEQQIKSLQLQDCVRLLGHVADPKMLLQAADIFVLSSTNEGLPNVVLEAMAMETPVIATRVAGVPKLIRDGQDGLLVDIGNRQQMTDAITQLLLDPLSRDRLANQARQHIVQSYAFDRRMDHVAAVYDRLFQ
- a CDS encoding acyltransferase, encoding MNAHDSDNGGGTARSADVRRTVAPTANVGIKRSVQFAFLILALPRLLCYGITKRVIGSRALTSSSESIARVPGLRGVYLRQAFYRQVLSQCGRDVYLGWGSVFSMQEARVGERAYIGRNCSIGYADIGQEVMLADGVQILSGGREHDSTDSQRSMHDQGQTYQQVRIGDGAWIGAGAILMADIGEHAIVGAGAVVNRPIPAFSIAVGVPARVVKTRFLDPDSHSDAASPNQST
- the asnB gene encoding asparagine synthase (glutamine-hydrolyzing); this translates as MCGITGATWMADCRPVDSSDFDRMTDALSHRGPDGRGVHREDYPDGSGILLGHRRLSIIDLAGGAQPMANEDDTVWVSFNGEIYNYRELRPGLEQQGHRFRTHSDGETIVHLYEQYGDDFVLHLRGMFAIAIWDRKRRRLVLVRDRLGQKPLVYCHQDNRLLFASEIKAILAIPDASRQIRHQAIDEYLTYGYVPHPGTIYQGINKLPPAHLAVYEHGQLSTRCYWNPELTPDPTASSDDLQQNLRQVVDESVRLRMRSDVPLGAFLSGGIDSTIITGVMQEHAAQPTHTFTIGFPVDGFDESQFAQTAADHLKTEHTLMEVQPDSLSLLDKLVWLFDEPFADSSAVPTYYLSQMTQQHVKVALTGDGGDELFAGYDRYRTVDRLGNFDRLPSPLRAAITGPWRHVIPSGPEVSLRRRLKHRLAILREPLEKRYVSWVTGFSQSRRHSMYQPDVQRQMSSESSLQFLESLLRQTTGMRPGLRAMRTDLRSYLPCDLLAKVDITSMAHGLECRSPFLDHHVVEAAGRFSFADLDRPGQIKPVLTQTFQKYLPKSLRERPKMGFSVPLDRWFRNDLQSFARDTLLSHQAFCHNYFQPSAIEQMLNEHQSKTWRHGDRIWSLLFLELWGQQQG